In Paenibacillus ihbetae, the following are encoded in one genomic region:
- a CDS encoding MurR/RpiR family transcriptional regulator produces the protein MNGGLVRLREVFETLNPSERKVAAFILQEPAEMIQMSVADLAVRSGSSQAAIVRLCKTMGFKGYQDLKLKVAGDLQEPLATGYQDIRPNDSISAIIQNVSNNNIQSIRDTMKIMEEGKVEEAVAALDQAKRIFMFGVGASNLIGMDAQQKFLRINKVCISFPDPHVQLTSAVMLTPEDAAVCISYSGETKEVIRAASIAKENGCRTIGITKYGDSTLSRSVDIPLYTSSTENEIRSGAMSSRITQLNLIDILYLGVASRNYENSVKYLDQSRQAIKRL, from the coding sequence ATGAACGGCGGATTGGTTCGATTGCGTGAGGTATTTGAAACATTAAATCCGTCCGAGCGCAAGGTTGCAGCCTTCATTTTGCAGGAGCCGGCAGAGATGATACAGATGTCGGTCGCGGATCTAGCGGTTCGAAGCGGTTCAAGTCAAGCCGCGATTGTAAGGCTGTGCAAAACGATGGGCTTCAAAGGCTATCAGGATCTGAAGTTGAAGGTAGCTGGCGATTTGCAGGAGCCATTAGCCACTGGATATCAGGATATTCGGCCCAATGACAGCATTTCTGCAATCATACAGAACGTCTCGAACAATAACATTCAATCGATTCGGGATACGATGAAGATTATGGAGGAGGGGAAGGTGGAGGAGGCCGTAGCGGCCCTTGATCAGGCGAAGCGCATATTTATGTTCGGCGTAGGTGCTTCCAATCTGATCGGGATGGACGCCCAGCAGAAATTTTTGCGAATCAACAAGGTGTGCATTTCGTTCCCGGATCCCCACGTGCAGCTGACTTCGGCCGTTATGCTTACACCCGAGGATGCAGCGGTGTGCATATCTTACTCCGGCGAAACGAAGGAAGTGATCCGGGCAGCGAGCATCGCCAAGGAGAACGGATGCAGAACGATCGGCATTACCAAATACGGGGATTCGACGTTAAGCCGATCGGTGGATATTCCGCTATATACCTCTTCGACGGAGAACGAAATTCGCAGCGGCGCAATGTCCTCTCGTATTACACAGCTTAATCTTATCGATATTTTATATCTTGGTGTCGCCAGCCGGAACTATGAGAATTCGGTCAAGTATCTCGATCAGAGCCGGCAAGCCATCAAGCGGTTGTAG
- a CDS encoding ABC transporter substrate-binding protein: MKKKRWLTLLASLMLVFTAACGGGGGGTKTSDGGTSTTPEGNGEAAPKPDTVVVWTYPVHGKYEEELKQHVADLKEKYPHITVETEVLSWAEGPKKFDVALNAGNPPDLYFHAVDGAYVDTGLALELTPYMTDEIKNDYLPGTLELGQIQGKQYGLPLYQSLWAWGGNKKILEEAGIDWQSIQENGWTWSEFKEAAGKLTTKLPNGNTRYALVTDGTSLDFIEMLTRSNGMPDVLNDKGEFQWNDERILDTMTFVSDLLKAGHMPAETAAITPAKRMDLFYAEEAAIVSKAIPYYDVMLQNRAKDIDSGTVQGEKIEFVLLPVPHNDGAERKTSMFGEGYVAFRQKKDKGEEHAKNTFLIMEGLSGAKAGNSANELVLPFVRKSQAEYFEGKGLGSESTIKAAEIFANFRDNPVTLSLNAEDSANQKKFKEQVVKPNIQALFSGEKTPEQIAQDFIDKGKQILGQ, encoded by the coding sequence ATGAAGAAAAAACGTTGGCTCACATTGTTGGCTTCATTAATGCTGGTCTTCACGGCAGCATGCGGTGGAGGGGGAGGCGGAACCAAGACGTCGGACGGCGGAACCTCCACAACGCCGGAAGGTAACGGAGAGGCCGCACCAAAGCCTGATACGGTCGTCGTCTGGACTTATCCCGTTCATGGCAAATATGAGGAAGAATTGAAACAGCATGTGGCGGACCTGAAGGAGAAATACCCTCACATTACGGTAGAGACCGAAGTGCTGTCCTGGGCAGAGGGTCCGAAGAAATTCGACGTTGCCCTGAACGCCGGAAATCCGCCTGATTTGTACTTCCATGCGGTGGACGGAGCCTATGTGGACACCGGACTTGCGCTGGAGCTTACCCCTTACATGACCGACGAGATTAAGAACGACTACCTGCCGGGCACATTGGAGCTCGGACAGATCCAAGGCAAGCAGTACGGCCTTCCACTGTACCAGTCCCTCTGGGCATGGGGCGGCAACAAGAAAATCCTTGAAGAAGCCGGGATCGACTGGCAGTCCATTCAGGAAAACGGCTGGACCTGGAGCGAGTTCAAGGAAGCGGCAGGCAAGCTGACGACGAAGCTCCCGAACGGGAATACACGCTATGCTTTGGTTACGGACGGAACGTCCCTGGACTTCATCGAAATGCTGACCCGCAGCAACGGCATGCCTGACGTCCTGAACGATAAGGGCGAGTTCCAGTGGAATGACGAGCGTATCCTGGATACGATGACCTTCGTTTCCGACCTGCTGAAAGCCGGTCATATGCCTGCGGAAACTGCGGCGATTACGCCTGCTAAGCGGATGGACCTGTTCTATGCCGAAGAAGCGGCAATCGTATCCAAAGCGATTCCTTACTATGATGTTATGCTGCAAAACCGCGCGAAGGATATCGACAGCGGCACGGTTCAAGGCGAGAAGATCGAATTCGTTCTGCTGCCGGTGCCTCACAATGACGGTGCAGAGCGCAAGACATCCATGTTTGGCGAAGGCTACGTAGCTTTCAGACAGAAGAAGGATAAGGGCGAAGAGCACGCGAAGAATACGTTCCTGATCATGGAAGGACTCAGCGGCGCGAAGGCCGGTAATTCTGCCAACGAGCTGGTGCTGCCGTTCGTTCGTAAATCCCAGGCGGAATATTTCGAGGGTAAAGGGCTGGGCTCCGAGTCGACGATCAAAGCTGCTGAAATCTTTGCGAACTTTAGAGACAACCCGGTAACCTTGAGCCTGAATGCGGAAGACTCCGCGAACCAGAAGAAATTCAAGGAGCAGGTCGTTAAGCCGAACATTCAAGCGCTGTTCTCTGGCGAGAAGACGCCGGAGCAAATCGCACAAGACTTCATTGACAAAGGCAAACAAATTTTAGGACAGTAA
- a CDS encoding carbohydrate ABC transporter permease — MQTAPAQSRPPRTPMKGYMREYGWAYLFILAPVLLFLIFTLYPVASAFLMSFQQYSVMGSEWIGTDNYTRMVKDEVFWKSMWNTVLFTVGTVPVNIIITYALSFFIFQMKDKWQTFFKATMYLPAVASGVTISVVWLAIFDPTHAGLLNRFIGLFGFDPVIWLGKSDTALFSLILMNWLGSHGAGIILYLAAMGGIPKSLYEAADIDHASGWSKFWRITWPLMKPTTLYLLVTGVITSFQVFISVYLMTQGGPNFATTTIAYLIYNTAFNFYEFGLASAQSFVLAALIIVISVIQFKYFSSDVEY; from the coding sequence ATGCAGACGGCCCCGGCTCAGTCTCGGCCGCCGCGGACCCCGATGAAGGGGTATATGCGCGAGTACGGTTGGGCGTATTTATTCATCCTGGCCCCGGTTTTACTGTTTTTAATATTCACGCTGTATCCGGTCGCTTCCGCGTTTTTGATGAGCTTCCAGCAGTACAGCGTCATGGGCTCCGAATGGATCGGAACCGATAACTACACCCGAATGGTAAAGGACGAGGTGTTCTGGAAATCGATGTGGAATACGGTGCTGTTCACCGTTGGTACGGTACCGGTCAACATTATCATCACGTATGCCTTATCCTTTTTTATTTTCCAAATGAAGGATAAGTGGCAGACGTTCTTTAAAGCGACCATGTATCTTCCTGCCGTCGCTTCCGGCGTGACGATCTCCGTCGTGTGGCTGGCGATTTTCGACCCGACCCATGCCGGACTGCTGAACCGCTTCATCGGCTTGTTCGGATTCGATCCGGTAATCTGGCTGGGAAAATCGGATACGGCGCTGTTCTCGCTCATTCTGATGAACTGGCTCGGCTCCCATGGAGCAGGCATTATCCTGTACCTGGCCGCCATGGGCGGCATTCCGAAATCGCTGTATGAAGCGGCGGATATCGACCATGCCAGCGGCTGGTCCAAATTCTGGCGCATCACCTGGCCGCTCATGAAGCCGACGACATTATATCTGCTCGTGACGGGCGTGATTACGTCCTTCCAGGTATTTATCTCGGTATATCTCATGACTCAGGGCGGACCGAACTTTGCAACGACGACGATCGCCTACTTGATCTACAACACGGCATTCAACTTTTACGAATTCGGGCTGGCATCCGCGCAATCCTTCGTTCTGGCGGCGCTCATCATCGTCATTTCGGTTATCCAGTTCAAGTATTTCTCATCCGACGTCGAATACTAA
- a CDS encoding carbohydrate ABC transporter permease, protein MKSRSRVILLVSASVILVVWSILTIIPLYWMLIGSVQDTKSAASFIPQMIPDVLSVAPYERFFSKTNVMRWLFNSLLISSILTVTNVFLASLAGYAFAKLKFPGNKAVFWILLSTMMIPAQVTLIPLYILMIDVFDLGNTYTAILLPSIVSVGNIFLMKQYMSSLPTSLIHAARIDACGEFGIFWKVILPMAKPGLAVLAIFTFVASWNDFFWPFLVTNTTEMRTIQVGLASFVYADTTDFGALMAGATVAALPMMILFFSLQRYFLQGITIGAVKG, encoded by the coding sequence ATGAAATCAAGATCGAGAGTGATTTTGCTCGTCTCAGCCTCGGTCATCCTGGTCGTATGGAGCATTCTGACCATCATTCCGCTGTACTGGATGCTCATCGGATCGGTCCAGGACACCAAGTCGGCTGCTTCGTTTATACCGCAAATGATTCCAGACGTGCTGTCCGTGGCCCCGTACGAACGCTTCTTCAGCAAAACAAACGTCATGAGATGGCTGTTCAACTCGCTGCTCATCTCCTCCATTTTGACGGTGACGAACGTGTTCCTTGCATCGCTCGCAGGTTATGCGTTCGCGAAGCTGAAGTTTCCGGGGAATAAAGCGGTCTTCTGGATTTTGCTCAGCACCATGATGATTCCGGCTCAGGTTACACTCATTCCGCTCTATATTTTGATGATTGACGTATTTGATCTCGGGAATACATATACGGCGATTCTTCTGCCGAGTATCGTGAGCGTAGGAAACATCTTCTTGATGAAGCAGTACATGTCATCGCTGCCGACCTCGCTGATTCACGCCGCCCGCATCGACGCCTGCGGAGAGTTCGGGATCTTCTGGAAGGTCATTCTGCCGATGGCAAAGCCCGGTCTCGCCGTTCTGGCCATCTTCACATTCGTGGCATCCTGGAACGATTTCTTCTGGCCTTTCCTCGTGACCAACACGACGGAAATGAGAACCATTCAGGTAGGTCTGGCTTCCTTCGTTTACGCGGACACCACGGATTTCGGCGCACTCATGGCTGGAGCAACCGTCGCGGCCTTGCCGATGATGATACTGTTCTTCTCGCTTCAGCGCTATTTCCTGCAAGGCATCACCATTGGAGCCGTTAAAGGCTAG
- a CDS encoding ABC transporter ATP-binding protein gives MARVEFRNIRKEFVDDNKGTFTAVAGSNFVIEDKEFVVFVGPSGCGKTTSLRMIAGLERQTSGDIIIGDRVVNNLHPKDRDIAMVFQDYALYPHMTIRENLSFGLKNLKKPKAYIEQKVAQAASILGLESMIDRKPRELSGGQRQRVAVGRAIVRDPQVFLFDEPLSNLDAKLRVQMRVELSELHKRLEATIVYVTHDQVEAMTLGERIVVMNNGIIQQIASPTELYANPQNMFVAGFIGSPPMNFIDVTKEGNVLRMEGGSFTIPDAMARGLSKYENKHLILGVRPEHISGEDLPGTPNRDYTYAGKIQVVEHLGSENLVYFRIGNRTVTAKVHPETTGYPGMDKTFIFNFDKVHFFDPETEQRIDW, from the coding sequence ATGGCACGCGTAGAATTTCGGAACATCCGAAAAGAATTTGTAGACGATAACAAAGGAACCTTCACCGCGGTTGCGGGATCGAACTTTGTCATTGAAGATAAAGAATTCGTTGTATTCGTCGGCCCTTCCGGCTGCGGCAAAACGACCTCGCTGCGCATGATCGCGGGCTTGGAGCGGCAGACGTCCGGCGATATCATCATCGGCGATCGGGTCGTGAACAATTTGCATCCGAAGGATCGCGACATTGCGATGGTATTCCAGGATTATGCCCTGTATCCGCATATGACCATCCGCGAGAATCTGTCGTTCGGCTTGAAGAATTTGAAGAAGCCTAAAGCCTATATCGAGCAAAAGGTCGCCCAGGCCGCATCGATTCTCGGACTCGAATCGATGATCGACCGCAAGCCGCGCGAGCTGTCCGGCGGTCAGCGGCAGCGCGTGGCCGTGGGCCGGGCGATCGTCCGCGATCCGCAGGTGTTCCTGTTCGATGAGCCGCTGTCGAACCTCGACGCCAAGCTTCGCGTGCAGATGCGGGTCGAGCTGTCAGAGCTGCACAAGCGGCTTGAAGCGACGATCGTTTACGTCACGCACGATCAGGTAGAGGCCATGACGCTCGGGGAGCGCATCGTCGTCATGAACAACGGGATCATCCAGCAGATCGCCTCGCCGACGGAGCTGTACGCGAATCCGCAGAACATGTTCGTTGCGGGCTTTATCGGCTCTCCGCCGATGAACTTCATTGATGTGACGAAGGAAGGGAATGTGCTCCGGATGGAGGGCGGCTCGTTTACCATTCCTGACGCGATGGCGCGTGGCTTAAGCAAGTACGAGAACAAGCATCTGATTCTAGGCGTTCGGCCGGAGCATATATCCGGGGAGGATTTGCCGGGAACGCCGAACCGCGATTACACGTATGCCGGAAAGATACAGGTCGTGGAGCATCTCGGCTCCGAGAATCTGGTATACTTCCGGATCGGCAACCGGACCGTGACGGCGAAGGTGCACCCGGAGACGACCGGTTACCCGGGCATGGACAAAACGTTTATTTTTAATTTCGACAAGGTGCATTTCTTCGATCCGGAGACGGAACAGCGTATCGATTGGTAA
- a CDS encoding exo-beta-N-acetylmuramidase NamZ domain-containing protein: MRCLTGIDRLAGMKHNSIIGRRLGVITNPTGLTSDFRSSIEVIAGLPESELTALFACEHGLRGELQAGKHVDDEVDPIFGVPVYSLYGATRKPDAAMLEKIDTLIFDIQDLGVRFYTYMTTLLYVMEACAEHGKSLIVLDRPNPLGGNRVEGGLLEAGYESMVGGWQIPISTGMTIGEYARMANDLRGTGCDLDVIGLEGWSREMDYADTGLLWMLPSPNIPTLDTVRLYSGTCFFEGTNLSEGRGTTRPFEWIGAPWIDGEALAKAFNAYRLPGIHAHSVYMTPTFSKHQGVSCGGVMLFVTDTTKLEAVRAGLVLLHLVSRMYPDSFQWLTPPEGRNRYFIDLLTGSDNVRKHIHEEEGLRRITEQWESDADRWRTMRAPYLLYGEA, from the coding sequence ATGAGGTGTTTAACCGGAATCGACAGGCTGGCGGGGATGAAGCATAACAGCATCATCGGCCGCCGCCTTGGCGTCATTACAAATCCGACGGGGCTCACGTCGGATTTTCGTTCTTCGATTGAAGTCATAGCCGGTTTGCCGGAATCCGAATTAACCGCTTTGTTCGCCTGCGAGCATGGACTCCGCGGGGAGCTGCAGGCCGGCAAGCATGTTGACGATGAAGTCGATCCCATCTTCGGCGTACCGGTATACAGCTTATATGGCGCAACGCGCAAGCCCGATGCGGCAATGCTGGAGAAGATCGATACCCTCATCTTTGATATCCAGGATCTTGGCGTGCGGTTCTACACGTACATGACGACCTTGTTGTACGTAATGGAGGCGTGCGCGGAGCACGGCAAAAGCCTGATCGTCCTGGATCGCCCGAATCCGCTTGGTGGCAATCGCGTGGAAGGCGGCCTTCTTGAGGCAGGGTATGAATCAATGGTGGGCGGGTGGCAGATCCCGATCAGCACCGGGATGACGATCGGTGAATATGCCCGGATGGCGAATGATCTGAGGGGCACGGGCTGCGACCTGGACGTCATCGGGCTGGAAGGCTGGAGCAGGGAGATGGACTATGCGGATACAGGTCTTCTGTGGATGCTCCCATCCCCGAACATCCCGACATTGGATACCGTCCGTTTGTACAGCGGGACCTGCTTCTTCGAAGGAACGAATCTGTCGGAGGGCAGGGGCACGACGCGGCCGTTTGAATGGATCGGCGCGCCATGGATCGACGGCGAGGCGCTGGCCAAGGCGTTTAACGCCTACCGATTGCCCGGTATTCATGCCCATTCCGTTTACATGACACCGACGTTCTCGAAGCATCAGGGCGTAAGCTGCGGGGGCGTTATGCTGTTCGTCACGGACACAACGAAGCTGGAGGCGGTCCGTGCAGGTCTTGTGCTGCTGCACCTGGTCAGCCGGATGTATCCGGATTCGTTCCAATGGCTGACGCCGCCCGAGGGGCGAAATCGTTATTTCATTGATCTGCTTACGGGCAGCGATAATGTGAGGAAGCATATTCATGAGGAAGAAGGGCTTCGGCGCATCACGGAGCAGTGGGAGAGCGATGCGGATCGGTGGAGAACGATGAGAGCCCCTTATCTTCTGTATGGGGAGGCATAA